Sequence from the Gemmatimonadota bacterium genome:
TGACTCGGTGCAGGTGCAGCTCGCCGAGCTGGCGGAGCGGCAGGACTTCACGGAGCGGATCCTGACCCGCCAACCGAAGCGCTCGCGGATCGACACTCCGACGCCAGTGCCGACCCCGATCTAACCCCCGAGCCTCTGATGACCGTTTCCCGCATGGACAACGTCGGCATAGTCGTCGCCGACCTCGACGCCGCGATCGCCTTCTTCGTCGAGCTTGGCCTCACGCTCGAGGGGCGGATGCCGATCGACGGCGAGTGGGCCGGCCGCGTGACCGGCGTGCGCGGGCAGCGCGTCGAGATCGCCATGATGCGGACGCCCGACGGCCACAGCCGCCTCGAGCTCTCGCGCTTCGACGCCCCCAGGATCGCCTCCGATCACCGCACCGCGCCGGTGAACTCGCTCGGCTACCTGCGAGTGATGTTCACGGTCACGGACCTCGCCGACACCCTCGCGCGCCTCCGCCCCCTCGGCGCCACAGTGGTCGACGAGGTGGTCGACTACGAAGGGATCTACCGGCTCTGCTACATCCGCGGACCGGAAGGGATCCTGATCGGATTGGCCCAGGAGCTGCGGTGAACTACTCGAACAGCGTCATGCTGGCGGGTGAGCCCGACCGATTCGGTGGAGGCGTTCTGGTCAACCGGCTTCGTGGGCACGACGCTGATGCTGAAGGTGCACGGCGACACGCTCATCGGCACGGCGACGGCGTCCACCGATGTCCGGGGCGGGCCGCCCGACCCGACGGCGAGCGCACGAGCGGTGCGGGTGGCGTGTCCGGCGGTGATGGGTTTGATAGGGGATAGCTGAGAGGCAAGGGGGGCGCCTCCGACCTGTCATCCCGAGCGCAGCGAGGGACCTGCGTACTCGCGAGCGGGCCGAGCCCCAGCCCATCCACGATTACGCAGGTCCCTCGCTGCGCTCGGGATGACATGTCTTTCCGCCTGCGCCGTACGTTCAATCGGACACGCACCCGAGAGTCAATCATGTTCATGCGCACCACCCGCGCGGCATTCGTGACCGCCCTGACCTGGGGTGTGGTGTGGGCCGGCGTGGGCGCCCTCATGGGCCTCTATCAGCTCATGCGGGCGCCGGCCGGGCCCTGGCCCTCCCCCCTGCTGAACATCCTCGCCCTTGCGGTCGGCGGACCGATGCTGATCCTCGGCGTCGCCGGCGTGCTGAGCGGCGCGACCTTCGCCATACTGATGTCCGGCGCCGAGCGCGGCAAGTCGCTCAGTGGACTCGCGGCGTGGCGCGCCGGGGTCTGGGGTGCGCTCGGTGGCCTGGCCTTCTCTGCCGGAATGATCGCACTCATGGCGAATCAGTTCGGACTCGACGACCCCGCCACGCAGTTGGCCTTCTGTTGGGTTGTCACGGCCACCACGCTCGGTGTGATCAGTGCCGCCGGTTCCCTCGCGATCGCCCGCAAGGGGAGCCCCGGACTCCTCGAAGAGGCGGCGGAGATGCAGCGACTCAGCGGCGCCCGCGAGAACGGCGGATGATCTGGCGCCTGCTCCGGCGCGTCCTCCTCTGGCACGCGGTCGGCATCTTCCTTGGCGGCCTGGGCCTTGCCCTCGGGTACTTCACGGCGGCCCTCCTCGGCGGGACCACCGGCTCCGAGCTGATCGCTGCGTTCACGTACATGGGCGTGTACGCCCTCATTGCGTTCACGGCGTTCACGCCGGTGGCGGTCGTGCTGCTGGCGGCGTGGAGCTACGGCACGGCGAGGCTGCCGAGCCTTGAACCGCCGGCGCTGTTCCGCCGGCTGCTCGTGCTGTCGGCTGTCGCAGCGCTGCTGACACTTCCAGTGGCGGTCGGCACCATCCTGGTATTGGGAATGGACAGTGGCCGCGATCCCGGATCGCCGCTGATGCGTGTGACGGGGATGGTCGTCCGCGAGTGGCGAATGCTCTTCACCTTCTTCCCGGCGGCGTTTGGTTGGTTCGTTGTGCCGAGGATGCTGGTGCCGTCGCTGCGGGGGCGGTTCGGGGTGGAGGAGGGATAGCGTTCCCCGCCCGTGGGTGCAGCCCGGCCGACGGGGCCTCCGAAGTGGGTACCTCAATCAGAAAGCGACCGATCCGCCAAAGAGGTCCGCATGGAAATCGAATCCCGGCACCACGGGCTCTGGATCTGCGGGGGGCTGCTGGCTGGAACCTGTCTCATCGGATTGAAGGCGCCGGCGTTGGCGGCGGCCGAGCCGGTGTCTGCGGCGGCACTCGTTCCAGCGGCCACGAGCAACGCAGTGCGCGACACCGTCGCCCGCACCCCAGACGGCTGCGCG
This genomic interval carries:
- a CDS encoding VOC family protein — translated: MTVSRMDNVGIVVADLDAAIAFFVELGLTLEGRMPIDGEWAGRVTGVRGQRVEIAMMRTPDGHSRLELSRFDAPRIASDHRTAPVNSLGYLRVMFTVTDLADTLARLRPLGATVVDEVVDYEGIYRLCYIRGPEGILIGLAQELR